TCTTGTGCGTTGTGTGAAGCACAAATTCATGTCAGTGAAtttctttcttcgcccGCTGCCTGCTTCCCTGCTGACGACGTGTTCGCAGAGTCCGAGACAGCTCGGAAGCAATGGATGTGATAGGTGCCGATGTCCTTGTTTCCAATGCGGTCATGCCCAGCTTGTGCGCCGTGGACTAGGACGGATGCGATCGCACTATGTGGgcgagagatggatgacaGCGTTCACGATCGGAGATTGATGAGATATCTGCACTGACCGGTTGGCATTGCGCGGTGGACCTTGCatggaaggatgagagTCAGTATCTGAGCGAGTCCCTGGAACACTACTAATGTTTGATGGAATGCCATAGTGATAAGCTGATTCTTCCAAAGgtcatgtcatgtcagGCCACTACCCCCCAAAACGTCTCAGTCACCAATCGAAGTCACCCACCACAACTGACCTAAACCAAGCAGCACCAGAGATCCCCCAACTGTCTGTCCTCTTCGGACGTGACCgtcgcttctctctctACCAGAGTCCGAAGACCATACGTCACCTGCTCGTCCAAACGAAGCGGCGGAAATTTCCGAACCGAAAACCCCCTTTGAACGTTTCACTTCactcgtcgatcaatcaTGGACAACAGCTTGACTGACCATTGGTCGATTGGAGTTCAGATGTCCGATTGGTCCGGATGACCGATGACCTATGACCTATTCGTCTCGGACAAGAATGGGGAAAAGCCACCTttcaccacctcgtcaATGTCTGTGTCGCTTGCCCCGTTGCCCCTTGCTCGGATCTAATACTGTGTGAATGAGTCTGTCCGTGAGGGCAAAcattcttcgccttcggTGTGTACTCGGACTGTGTGTGCACACATCGGACCTCCTCCAAAACACAACACACGGCTTCATTGTCCTCTCGATCGTAGAGGcgttcctctcctccctccacaTCCCCCGGTCTTGCGCTGGGCCTGACAAAGCCGTGCACAACCCTTCCCGTTGGAGAACACAGACGGGATCACACACAAATCCCTCGTTGCTCTGTATCGGCATACAAAGAACCCGCCCTCCCATCCTTTCGAattctttctttcttcattctctctcttccacacaACTCCTCTTCACACATCCTGTTTCTGTCTGTACTCACATAGCTGATTGATCCGGCGGCACTCTGAAACTTGATTGATGACAACCATCTTGATCCTCATCACACTGTTTTAGCATTGCCTCCAACGCCGCCACCactccacctcccatctcccaccTTCGCCCATCACCGACGCGATGTTTACCTTGCCATCTACACCGATCCGTCAGACGCGAACGGCTCCTTGGACAAGGTATATCAACCCTCCCTCTCAGTCGTCTGTTTCCacgacttcttctcccagcCAACATTCACAATCACACCCACAGTCACACTcaaacaacaacaacatcacaCAATACCCGTCCACTCCAATTGGAACGACGATCACCGGTACTACTatcacatcatcctcctccccacTCTTGCAGACGCCCTTCAACCAAAGGACATCACTCTTGACGCCCCCTACACTCGAGACTGATCCACACAACAGTCCGATGCATTCTGGATATCCCAACACACCGACACCTCAACCCGCTTACGGTATCAACGGATCTTTTATTGTCAGTGAGCCGACCATTATGGAGTGAGTTGATGTTTCATCCCTTCATTCACGTTTCTTATTGTTCTTTCTGCGTCTGCATCGTGGTCGTGTTCACCCTCTCACTCTTAATGTTGCCACCCTTTCCATCCCGAGTATGTATCGTACGATGGTGTATCTTTCTGTTTGTCGGATCTGGATTCTGGGGGAGAATAGGCCTCGGCATATTCGAGTGGCAAATACATGAGAGAATAAGGGTTTGACAGTGGAAAGGGTTGATTGGACGACTGACACTTCTTGTTGGAAACCCTTGCCGATCAGGTCCCATCCCAGCTcgcaccaccaccctcaCAGCACCAACTCGGCGGATTGCGGTCAGGACGTCTTCATGTCACAACCTATCCAGAAGACTCAACgacctcctctccgtccttccctctctcacaACACGGCGGTCAACTCCAACTCTCCGTCTACCTGGCCAAGGAGAGTGGTGACCACTACTGGCGGCactgctccttctccgtctcAACTGCCTTCTCCGATCACCAACCCAGCTCTGGTCAACGATCGCACAAGCACCGTTCGATCCACCGCTAATGTCATGGCATCGTCGGGGAATATGCCGACCTCGACTGAAGGAAAGGGTTCGGACAATGGGGGTGTAGCATCTTCGGTAAATGGGGACAACCAGAATCAGACTCAGGATCACAATCAGGTTCAGAATCAGATTCCCCAAcaacatcagcatcatcagcaaCACGAGGCATACACGCCTTTCTTATCTAAttctgcttcttcaactACTTCATCTGTTGCTATCTCAACTCCCGCCACCCATACTTATTCTTatcctcactctcatcctcatcctcatcatcaatcacaTCCTCAACAACGACCACAaccgcctcttccatcctACACATCTGCTCCGTCGTACAACACCGCACCGTATTCTGACGACAACTTGTCCTCGTACACACCATCTTCCTACGGCTACGGTAACAATCTCCCTGCTGGTGGCAACTacccttctctttcctcctcttggCCACCTATGTCGAGCAcgatcatccatcctcACTACGGACACCAACAGGCTCAACCATCGCCTTATCACTGGAACATGCACCACATGGCAGTGCCCACCAAGCAAGAGGAGCCGATCCTCGCTCCCGGTGAGATCCCAGCACCCAGACCTCCCATGTCTTATGCAGCCCTCATCGGTGAAGCATTACTGctcgcttctcctccccatcAGCTGTATGTCTCTGAGATCTCGGACTCTATAAAGAAGCGATACGCATGTGAGTGGTTCATTATTCTTTTGCCACTGTCTAAGACAGACGCACTAAGTTTAAGGTTCGAAGCTGACGTCCCTTTTATCTTCTCGGTGCCTCCTTCTATCAACAACCACTACCATGACCTCTCATTcccatcctccacctcacaCCATCTTCAACCTCCAGACTATCGCCAGAACCCAACCAAGATCTACAACGGTGTGCGCCACCAGACCTCGATGTGCAAGGCTTTTGTCAAACTCCCTCGACCTTATGGCGATCAATCGGGTGGTGCTCGCAAGTGGGCCATTCGAGCTGGTTGCGAGGGATGGTTCGTAGGCGGTGGTTACCATCCCCCTCCTACGTGGCCTGGCTCAGGTGTTGGTGCTGGTGCTGGTGGAGTCGGTGGCAAATCCAAGGCTGGTCCTGGTAAAGCTAAGACTACCGCCCGCTCCAAGCAGCTTGCCATTGGGGTTTCGGACGGTGAAAAGAAGGCTCGGGAGATGCTTCCGCCAGACTTCCCGACTTCCGGCGGTCCCTCTTCCGGTCCCGCATACGATGGTACTTCTCGACCTGCTAGTCTCCTGCCGTTCAGCGCATCATACTCGTCCGACAACTCGTTCGGCCCCGCTGCTCATCCGGccaacactcaccttcctcccgGATATCACTACGTgcctcttcccccttcaGCTCAAGGCCACCCTCACTCTCAGCCTTCTCAAGGACCGATCTACGTTCCTGTCTGGGGTCCATACAACAACGGTAATGGTACTTCagctcaccctcctcaTGGTCATGGACAGGCCTACGCGTACGGAAACAGCTATCAACTTTCTCACGCTTACAACGACAGTCTCCAATCGTTCGATTCGGCAGGATCCGAGTCTCCGGAGAGCGGGGCGTGGCAATCTCTCCCGCTCAACCTTCCCGTCGGTGGCGCTGGCGCtggtgtcggtgtcggtgtcggtgtcgatgCTCGTTCGAACGACGGTACCACTCACGTCGATTCGAGCTTTGAGGACATCAAAATGGGTGGGAATGGTCTTTCTGCGGTTGAATCTCCCTCGGGTTCAGCACACTCTTATCAAGGTGGTTCCATCCACAGTTCACCTCACGGCGGATCTCCTCACACGATGTAGAGGTCTTCACAATCATTCCAACACATCAGCCTCCTCGATATCTCTTGAACCTTGACCTCTCATTCCTTTTTTTTCTATTCTTGATTACGACATACACGATTCTAAcgacgagacgatgaaCAAGTCAACCAACGAAACCAACGAACAGTAACGACCAGTGACGAGGGGAACAGGCCGAACAGGCCGAGTGGGAACGTTGTAAGCTGAGAGCGGCATATACGTTGTTCAAACACACATGGGAATACAGTCTTGTCGTCTTTTCGTTTTGTTTTGTTTTTCTGCTTATCTCTTTCGTTTCTGTTTACGACGCAATCTgaacctcttcacctcttcaccctccactctcctcccgtcttccttcttctcctctgaaTCCCGCCACGCGTACACAGATACCTCTGGTCAGGTGGATGTCATTCATCGCAGGTGGTTCGAGCAagtggagagggagatcagGAAGCGGAAGGTTGTCTTTCTTTTTGTTTGCTATTGTAGACGATCCTCTCGACAGTTACATACGAGTATACCCTATCATGATACAATACTATCAATGCATGTCTGACCCTAACGATTCTATGCATgcttgtcttcttcgcgaGCAAAACTCGGTCCCCCAACACAAAAGAGGATTGTCATATTCAACAGCTCTCTCAGCCTGTGCGTACGAATTGCCAAGGGCGAGGAGTGCCTACAAACCGTCATCGTTGGATTACAGTAAGCTGTGATCCGTCTCAAAACACAAAGTACGAGAAAGCGTTCTCGGCGGCTTGCTTTACTCCATTCTGAATGGTACCATTTGCATGCTTCATGATGCTCGTTATATATATCATCGCGTTCACATCACGTTCTACCAAATCAGATAACAGATGGCTCTGCAGATGATTATAACATCAATCATATCAGCTGAACAGATCGGGTGAAGACCACAAGAACCCATACTCACAGCAATGGGAAGCCAGCCATGAGACCTATCCAGAAGACTATGTTGCCAACTGTCTTGTTCCTTCGTACGATGGGTAACCTCCCCAACGCGATCATAGGCAATTGTGCCATCTGCCGAGGTAAGGGCTTGCGTCAGCGCTACCCTTGCATGCACCTTCATCATGTTCACCTCCCATTCGGGACAAACACCGTGGAGGccttctcactcacctgcatcaAGAACAGATACGGTCGGATTTTCTTGGTCACAACAGCCATGACGAGTTCGTGACATAGTGCtgaaagaagaaaggtgacGAACGCTGCACTAGTGCGGGACAGCTGAAGactcgacatcgtcgatgCGTAAACAtgtcgaaggaggaaggtctGCATGTGAAGCAGGTCGTCATTCAGCAAATGAACAAATGTTTACACGAGCAGCGATATAAAAATGGACGGCATTTACGCCATAACAGAGCATAACTCACATGCACGGGTTTGTTCCACTTTCGGGAGAATTGGTCCCAAGAAGTCGAGTTCCACCAATCTTGATAGAACTCCCGATCGGCAAAGCTGTACTTTCAATCAGTGGATGGATGCCTGAAACACCATTCAAAGGATGGACTCACTATGACAACTCTGCAAAACCTGTACAGACACATTCGAATATGATACTGTGAATATTGGTCAGCGATTCTCCGATATTGACCGCGACAGAGTACATCGAAGCTTACTAAAAGATCCTGTATGGGAACACGTCAGCTTCAAATCACGCTCTGGACCCATGACAACTCACAATAGGTAGTTCACTAGCATTGGCAACGCTAGGTTCACAAAGCTGGTCACGAGAGAGTCTCCCTCCTTTGGCAAGACTGGCATGATATAGTGCTCAGTGACTGTGTAGATCAATGAAAACGTTCCGAAGGTTGCaatgatcttctcgagcaCAACGAGGGGACGCATCCTGATCGGGATCACAGCGACATGGTCAGATCACTCCAGGTATACAAACGACAAGGAATGAATCGCCCACATTGTCGTTCTCGGATATTCGAGTTGGTAGACAAGAGTAGGGAAAAACATGAAATCGACAAAGTGCTTGTAGGTCACATTTTGAGGCCAGATCAACCCTCTGGCCCCATTACTCTTGAGTTCTTCCTGCATCGCATCGATGTTGGTAGCAAGAACCGCGATCTCCTCGTTGGAAGACCACGCAAGCGGGTTCGGGGGACTGGGAGTGTGAGGGGATGTGGTAGCCGACGGTTCGAGAGATGTACCGAGTGGCAGATCAGGGTGCGGTGCAGGAAGAGCATCGGTCGCAGGTGGAGCTTTCCTTCTGCCATGGGAAGTGGGTCGATGTCGGATCTCAGCGGAAGGAACAAGAGGTTCAGGCGTACCCTCcttggtggaagtggaaacACCGCTAGCCTCCGACAGGCTACCCAGCCGTCTGCGAAGGGTAGCACTTGGATCTTCGTAACCGGCTGAGAATTCGCTTGGGACATGGACACCAGGAGTACCAGGGGTAGGCGTACCAGGTCCTGGAGTACCACTGGGTGTGATACTGACGCCTCTggcttcttcagcttcaaGATCTGCCTGTCGAGTGGCCGCCTCCGCTACGACGGCCTGGCGACCTCCAGGATATCTCGAAATGGCTTCCTCCAGTAAggctttctccttttgAAGTCGGAAGTAGACTGTTGCCAGCATACCGTTGTGAGACATGTACGAGTGCATCTGAGTAAGCTGTCAGCGGTCGCCTTTAGCTAATCGAGGCCAATGACATACTTTCATCATGCTGGACATGGAATCTGAGCGACCAGTCAGCGTAACGTATAGCGATAGCCACAAAGCACTCACGCAATACTAGGAAGCCAGACTGGACCCAATACCATTGTCTATGGTACCCCCACCAGACAGCCGTCCCAAGATAAACGGTTTGGAAGATATGTTGCAGGACCAAACCAGTAGGATAATAACTGAACCACTGATATTGAAGAGCTTTCACGAAAGGTACACAGACCAACATGACGGTCACCATGAGGAGGTCCGAAGCGGCGAGTACCAGAGCGTCGCCAGTGATGAGACGACCAAAGTTCCATGAGAGAGGGGTCCGGTTTTCTTCCCATGATTGGAGAGAGGTACGCAGGAATAGTAAACCGAGACCTTGGGCAgacatcagcttgactgTACGTGGGATGTGCATACGACACTATAgccgactcaccgatccAAAAGAGCGTGAAGAATCCTCTGAACTCGTCCGTCTGAGATTTCGCATTCGTCCTATCCAACGCTGACACTCTCGGCGTGAAGCTCAGTACCGCTTTCAGTTGAGCgtttgaagaagatcgaaaCGGCCGAACACGAACAACTCCTCCAGGTGTGGGGATGGTGGTATCTGAGTTCTTGGAGAGCGTGGCAGTCATCTCGATGGATTGAGGTGGAGACGAGGGAGGGACAGTGGCGTCAGTAAAGGtaggtggaggtggtgtgGATGGGGAGCGTGAGGTGCTCCTAagaaagatgatgagacaAATGTGAGCGAGTGAAACTCTACTATCAAGAATGTAGATCGAGGCTGATTTACCGTGTCGCTACCATGGTGCCGAGGTGGATCGTTTGATACCGCGAAGATGAGTGAAGAAAGGTTCCGAGAAGCGCTCGGTTGCGAGGTCACCCAAGGAGTGGCCAAGCGGTGCTGTGACGTGGTGCTTACGACCGAATCGTTGTGATAGATCGTACCTGTGTAAAATCGCAGACGGCGAGCTGATTGTGGATTACTCGACTACGTGTGAGAGTGTTATGAGGTGACAAGCTGGTGATAAGCTTTGCGAGATTGAGGGTGGAGCGAAGCCaaagggaggagatgctGCGGTGATCTGAGGAATGAATGGAACTGTCTATGGAACCCTCTATTGCTGTTGATTACGAGTGCTGGTCAAGCGGCGAAAGGCGTCTACGTGTCCATGTATGTGTCTCTGAAACGGGGGACGATGAGCCGAGACATCTGTCTGTAGAAAGATTGGGTGCAAAATCCAAAGGTGAATGAGAGCAACGATTATTATCATCACAGCTGAAAGTTGTCAACGTCATCTCCAATCTAACAGGGAAAACATGCTGGATGCCAACGTTTCACCGCCGGCATTTATCCGAgcactctctctctctccatctaTCTAAACGGATACAAACATCACTACATAACAGCTGTCGATACACCTCTGCTATACCCTCACTGTATCCTACCACAACCAGTCCGCTCGTCTGGCTCCAGTAGTCTCATCCGACCTTACCCTCGATACCCCTCCCGCCCGCCCGCCATGCCCAAAGCCTATCTACTCTCACGCACGCTCGACCCCCTCCTAGGCATCTTCACAGGTCTCTTGGCTTTCCATCTCAACGAGACGAACCCCAGAACAGCGCCTCCTCCAGGTCATACATTGAGAGAACTGGCGGCTTGGAAATGGGAGGAGAGCAGACGACagagggaagggagagataAGGAGGATGCGGTggaatgggagaagatcacaAAGGAGTTTGTGGGTGGAGAAGGCCAGGGGGggggagaggtgaagaggtgaagagataAGAGATATGGCTGATCCCAGTGGgtatcatcgtcatcgggGTATGGAATGAAGGTGGAAGCTGGGCGAGCCGCTGTTGATACTGATCGGATCCTTCCCTTTACAGTCGAGACCGAGAAGTGAATTCCTATTCTATCGCCTTTCGCGATTTTGACCTTCCATACCACTGGAAAGAGGTCATTGCGCCGATCTCAGAAAACGATCCGAACACATTGTGTTGTACAATATATGCATATATCCATCTAAGCTCTGACTCTCACACCGTTTTGTATCTTTGGACCCCATCTGTGTACCGAGACGTTCATGGAGTCAATGCCATATTTCAAACAGTGGGGAGAGAGCAGCggacggaggaagaggatcaaaCAAGATCAGCTATgctttcctcatcattCATTTCAGATGAGAGAGGCACTCACCCTCTAACTTTCTTTGATGGTTTAGGAGGTCGGATGAATGATGACGGGTTGCTCCCTTGCGAGTATCTCGAGAATGCCCAGAGCTATATCGAATATCAACGATCAATAAGCTGTGTGatctgtcctcctcctcctccgcgCTTGATTTCAGCGTGAAAGAAAACGTACAATATATCTACGAAGCTATAGTCAGCACAAGGTCATATCTCTGAAAGCAAGAAccaagctcacctcctctccttgatcGCCAATCCTACATCTTGAAGCTTCTGCGTTTTCAACCACACCTCGTTCAATTTATCCCATGATTCGGCAAACGGTGTCAGCTTCTTATCGGCATTCCGACCAATCCTCGAGAGCAGTGCCTCCGGTGTCGGTGTTTCGGCTGCCAAACAGTATCGTAGTCAGCTCAGTAAGACTAGGACGTCAGGGGCCCGAGTCATATCCATGTGTGCGATCCGTTGGCAGGCGAAAGGGCAGGTCACGGGTATGAGCCACGACGGAGGAGCTGTTGTCACAGCTCAATGTTGACAGATTGATAACCCTCTGTACTCACTCGATGGACCAAGACgagccttctccatcacccTTGAAGTTGTGGAGATCATCCTCGGAAGAGGGAGTCGCGAAGATGATGCCcgaagggatggaaggaaCATTGCGAGCGGTCGATCCGATACCGAATGCGAGAGTAAGGCAGAGATCAGGAGAGATCACGAGCGAGACTGGGTTGTCGTGGTctgtcgacgtcgacgaaCAAGTTGCACTGGATCGAGTTGTCGAGTACAAGAAAACAGCCGGAAATTCGACCTTTGATGAGGAACAGAGTTGAATTAAATCGTTACGTAACTATGCGAGGCAATAACCAGAGGGTGACCAAATACCCGTTCATCTTCTGTCATTTGTAACTTGATCTTTCAGTCTATTACCTCTCGTCAAACACTCATCGTGCGAGTATCCTTTCCCGTCAACGAGGATCGGTAGCTTGGCGTTCTTCTAAAGAAGGATTACCCTGCCGACGAAATGGACGCGGCAGCTCTTACCGCTTCAGTGAAGCAGCTAAATGAAGCTAATCAAGCGGGGAAGACAGATGTAGGTCGCTCTGATGTGTCTGACTGACACTCGCATATCGCCCTATCAGACTGATCCGGAGCACTCGTGCCATTTTCTAGAGACTGTctgctgatgatgagatcgcTGCTATTACAGGAAGTGACGAGTCTGTTGAAACAGCTCCAGGCAGAAGTCGAACCTACGGAAGATCTCCTTCGTGTGAGTTACCAGGTGCCTCGATCTGCGCGACTTGTACAGCTGATGCGATTTGCTATGTTCAGTCGTCAAAAGCAGGAGTGGCAATCGCCAAGCTGCGAAATCATGCGTCTGCAGCAGTCGGTGCCTTGGCTAAAGAGATTGTCAAGTCGTGGCGAGAGGTCATTGatgagaacaagaagaaaagaaagagaacagatggggaagaggtgaagaaggaggacggTGCAGCGAAGCGTGTCAAGGCAGAGGGTAAGTAGTTTCACTTTGAGATCCGCTGTGTTCAAGGAAGCGCTGGAGTGACCGGATTTGTTTTTTTATCGCCACAGGGTCGTCTACCGGCGCCTCCCCTGCTGCCCCAACTCCACCCGCTGCAGCTGGATCGACCTCGGCCTCAACACCCGATGTCAAACCCACAGCAGGCTCTTCCTTATCACCGCCTCCGCGCCAACCTCTCTCCACTATCGATTCATCACGAACAACCCCTCGAACGGCCAAGGCTGACGGTATAGCCGACTCATTACGAGCCGATGCTAGCGATGAAGACGGAGCAGCGGATAGCGTCAGAGATAAATGTGTGGTCATGATCTACGATGCGTTGGCAGGGGATAGTACGGCTCGTGAGTGATGCTTTAGATGTTTGAGTATGGTCCCGCATCGCCAAATGTATATAGTAGGACTTGGGGCTAATATCTGTTGCGATTTTGATCACAGAAAAGAAGATACTCAGCGAACGAGCGGTTGGCATAGAACGAGCAGCATATAAAGCTATGAACTTTTCAACAGGTAATGATTATCGTGCGAGTGAGTTGTGCCGTCGTGAACACAACATCGGTCAACGAGCGCTGATGGATTGCCGATGCTCATAGAGATGCGATCCCTATTCCTGAATCTGAAGGATAAGGGCAATCCGGCTCTGAGGAACGAGATTGTGTTGGGGTACATCAGCACCGAGAAGGTCGCCAATATGTCCAAGGATGTGAGTCAGGCTGATGCGTACTTGATACGAGGGACGGCACCTGTCGGGTTCCGTGCTTTTTGAGGACAAACTGATCACCGACTCGCTGCGTAGGAGATGGCGTCGGAAAGTGTTCGAGCtctgaaagagaagatcgcAAGTGACAACCTGTTCAAGGCGAAAGCTGTCGGAGAGACACAAGCAGAGACGGACGCGTTCAAGTGTGGACGATGTCAACAGAGGAAATGTACTTATTATCAGATGCAAACAAGAAGTGCGGATGAGCCTATGACCGTGAGTCAGCTGGAGTATTCCCACTGTGAACAATAAAGCTTATGAGTCTATGTCAACCAGACTTTCGTCACGTATGTATTTCAATTTAGACTCTTGATGATTTTC
The Kwoniella newhampshirensis strain CBS 13917 chromosome 10 map unlocalized Ctg14, whole genome shotgun sequence genome window above contains:
- a CDS encoding transcription elongation factor S-II yields the protein MDAAALTASVKQLNEANQAGKTDEVTSLLKQLQAEVEPTEDLLRSSKAGVAIAKLRNHASAAVGALAKEIVKSWREVIDENKKKRKRTDGEEVKKEDGAAKRVKAEGSSTGASPAAPTPPAAAGSTSASTPDVKPTAGSSLSPPPRQPLSTIDSSRTTPRTAKADGIADSLRADASDEDGAADSVRDKCVVMIYDALAGDSTAQKKILSERAVGIERAAYKAMNFSTGNDYRAKMRSLFLNLKDKGNPALRNEIVLGYISTEKVANMSKDEMASESVRALKEKIASDNLFKAKAVGETQAETDAFKCGRCQQRKCTYYQMQTRSADEPMTTFVTCTNCGNRWKFS
- a CDS encoding mitochondrial 37S ribosomal protein mS41 encodes the protein MFLPSLRASSSRLPLPRMISTTSRVMEKARLGPSTETPTPEALLSRIGRNADKKLTPFAESWDKLNEVWLKTQKLQDVGLAIKERRYILWAFSRYSQGSNPSSFIRPPKPSKKVRGWGPKIQNGVRVRA